A window of the Synechococcus sp. JA-3-3Ab genome harbors these coding sequences:
- a CDS encoding heavy-metal-associated domain-containing protein, with product MQVVLTVPKLACSACVDTITQAVRQQDPQAQVEADPKTKQVRITSEQPESVWRQVLAQVGYPPA from the coding sequence ATGCAAGTTGTTTTGACGGTGCCGAAGCTGGCCTGCTCCGCTTGTGTGGACACCATCACGCAGGCGGTGCGGCAACAGGATCCCCAGGCGCAGGTGGAGGCGGATCCCAAGACCAAGCAGGTGCGGATTACGTCTGAGCAGCCGGAAAGTGTCTGGCGGCAGGTGCTCGCCCAAGTGGGCTATCCGCCGGCCTAG